The DNA window AAGAGGTGAGCCGTGCCCTCCGTGATGGCTGCAATGTGAAGGGCTATCTGTGTTGGAGTTTGCTCGATAATTTCGAATGGGCCTTCGGTCTGTCCAAGCGTTTTGGCATTGTGCGTGTCGATTATGACACGATGGCACGCACCCCCAAAGATAGCTACCGATTTTTCCGCGCGGTGGTCAAGGCGTCGCGGGGATTATCCGAATAGCTAACGGACGTAACCACTCAGGTAACGCCGTTGGCGTTACCTGAGTGGTTACTAACCCAAGTTGCTACCTATGCGATGAGAAACGAAAGAAAACCTCTCCCTCCGGGAGAGGGGAGAAAAGCGCGCTAGGTAGCAACTTGGGTTTACCAACTTGGGTTTACCACATCTATCTCAGGGCTTTTAACACTCAAGGATGGAGGCTAAAAGTGGGGCCTGTTCCAGAAAAGTTTTTCACGTAACACATCGAAGAAGCACCAAGTCTTATAGTGAATCATATTTACATAGTCTTTGCAGCTCTCAAATACAAAGGTGAGGCCGTTATAGCTATCCAACTGGCTAATCTTCTGACCGTCACCTTTGACCGATACCCAGTGCGTCGTATTTAAGGACCGTTTAGGTTTAACATTTACGACAATCTTGTTGTGTCCACCCACAATAAGCGGTCGACTAGTAATAGACATTGGCGCGATGGGGAGAATTTGTAATACATCAAGATCTGGCGAGAGGATCGCCCCACCGACATTTAATGCGTAGGCAGTGCTACCCGTTGGTGATGAGATAATAACACTGTTGGCACTATGAGTCCCGGCATGAGAATTGCGATCGTCGTTGTTAATGCTCAGTGAATAGGTAATCGCCCGGTCGGACTCTGCATCAGAGATCACAAAGTCGTTCATGGCATAATAGACGTTATCACCTAAACGACATTTCAATGCAGAGCGCCGTTCTACGAAGATATCGATACCTCTAAAAATATCCAGGATGGTAGAGGCCGCGTAATGCGGATCGAATTCGGTAAGGAATCCGAGATTTCCCGTGTTGATCCCGATGAGATAATCGTTATTCTTAACCGCATAACGCGCGGCAGTTAGCACCGTACCGTCTCCACCAATGGCAATAAAAAGGACCTTGCTGTCTTGGTGTCTTCCCCGTTGCTGCCGCTCTTCAAATTCTCGAGAAAAATTTTCCTGCTCCGCCTGGTACAGGTTAGGGTCAACATCAATGACATCCACCGTTGGATAGTGGTCATGCAATATTGCAGTAATCGATGCGGCTACTGAGACAATAAATGGATCGTTGGGATTATTCACCTTGCGAACAATAATTACGGTTCTGAATTTTGGGAGCATGATTAATCCGTCATTAGAGGTCTTTGGTGCGACTCTACGATCATTGTTTTTGCCTTGGTCACCGTTTCATCAGATTGTCGCCATCCCCGCCAGAACATCACTACCATTAAGATCAAAACCAAAACAACCGTTCAAATCCTTGCCGAGAAGGGAGAATTAGTCGCAGTGATGCTAGGGTGATATTTGGGTGACGCTTACCAAGGTAGGCGTAGTGTATCGATCAAAACCAACGGTTTCATCTATTTTTCGGTATCAAGCCAAGCGGTGGGCAAGTCGAAGGGAGCTTGGGGTGATTTCCGAGGATGTCTCTCGGAAATCACCCCAAGCTGTCACAATGATGACAAGGTAACTATTGCTGGTGCACCTCCGGTGCCTCCTTGGGATTAGTAGGCGGAGTAGCAACCTCTTCCAATGGGGGTTGCATGGCTGTTGGTGATGTAGTCGGGGCTGAAACCGTTGCCGTGGTCTTGGCTGGTGTAATCAGCTTGTCCCGTTTTGCCTCCAGTAATTCCTTGACCGTAAAATCCGCAACCTTAAAGTAATGGGGCGAACTTGAACTCTTCAGAATGTATTCCGTTCCTTTTTCGGGCTCCTTCCCATTCGCTGTCTTCTCTTCTTTCCCTGAGTCAGGTTTGGAGAATACATAACTGCGTTGCTCCCCCGCTTGCGTGGTAACAGACAAGGTCAGGACGGGGGCCTCTTGTCGATACGCGAGCTGATTCTCCTTACCCAATACGGATTCTGGGGTTAGATTTGCAAGCTGACTGACCAGGGTTTCGACTTCTCCGCTGTTGAGTTCTTCCCCGGGGGCAAGTTTGGTCACCTGCCATTTTCCTTTCTTAGATTCTTTACCCCCCTGTTGATTGTCGTTCTGGCTACGCACCAGAGCTAGGTCGGCGAGGGTAATCTGGGTAATCTCGTCCGATTTTAGATTTAGGATGGTCTTGTCAGCCCATTGATTAGGGGCAGGACTCACCTCGTAGACGGCGAGATCCAGATTATAAACCGCATCCTCGTTGTCGGCCCGACCATAGACCTGGCGGAATCCCGGCGAATCTCCCAGCCAAAGCGTCGCCAACGTTTTGTCTCCGGCCGCCAGTGTTACCTTATGTTCGTAGGCAGCGGGACTGACCTTGAAACGTTTGAGCGCGACCGAACTGGTGGCAATCGGGATGCGTTTACGTAATTCCACCAGTCGACCGACAAACGCCTCCGTTTTGCTCGTAAGAGCAGCGAAACCGGACAGCACGGGCAACGACCAGGAATTTCCGTGATGCTCCAGGACGAGAGCCGCCTTATTGGGTTGTTCGATGGTGATGCGGTCCACTGCTTTGCTATCAAAATGCAACAGCGGTTCGCCACTGGTTACACTGGCAATACCACCGCCAATGGTTCCCAGAAACACTGCCAATACCAATTGCACCCCTAACGCTATACCCAAAAAACGAATGAGTCGATTCATGGCTCATGCCCCCCCGAGATTCAGCACGGTTTGATAATGATGCAAACGCTTGGTCCGACTGCGGCGCTGTAAGAAATAGACCGCCGCCAATCCACCCAAGGCTAGAGCATAATTGAGATACTCCCAAAACATCTGATCGCTACGATCCATGGGTAACAACATCCGCGAATACTGTCCACGTCCGCGGAGAGCCAACAATCCCTGATCCTCCAAAGACCAATCGACTGCGTTTTGGACCAATTGCACGGGTTTCAGGTAGTGGGTACCGGTTGCCTGTGATGCCAATTCGAGGGCCGTATCGCTAAGGAAATTGGCAGAACTGAACAGAATCAACCGTGCCGAGGCCGAAGAATGATCGATCTTTCCAGTGACTACCGGTTTATCCTTACCCGCATCGGCCTTCTTTTCAGCGGTAGGATTGTCTTCAGATGGTTCCTCGCCTTCAGGTTTGGCATCTGCCGGTTTGGATTTATCTGCGGTTTTTAGCAGCGGCGAGGGTTTACCCTTGAAGTAGCTGTCAAAATGGCCCTCCACGACGACCCCAAGGAGGTTAGCATTGGCCGATTTACCCTCGGGAAAACCAAGGCGACCGTAGGCCGAGAAATTGGGTTGGATATTCCCGGACGACGAAGTCCACGCCCGTGCCGAACTGTGCAACAATTCAGTGAGGGTACGATCCTTATTGCGCTCGTGGTCGATTTCAATCGGTGATGCCCAATTCATGGTAACCTGACCGAGGCCCGAGGTAATGCCGCTGGTGCGATCCATCCCACTCTCGCGGAGGTCCGGGAAATAGGGATAGGCTACAGAGCGCAATTCCTGAACCATAAAGCCGCCGAGGTCACGCTGCACTGGAATCGGAAAGGGAGTATTTTGCGGATCGAGCACCATCGATTTACCCAAGGTAACGCCCAGTGCTCCCAACCAATTTTCCAACCCAGTATCTTGGGGCTTGGCTGAGATTTCCTTGCGACCTTGTTCGATGTGGTAGGTAGAGGCGGAAACGAGTACGGTCCCCCCCTGCATCA is part of the Gammaproteobacteria bacterium genome and encodes:
- the nadK gene encoding NAD kinase, with the translated sequence MLPKFRTVIIVRKVNNPNDPFIVSVAASITAILHDHYPTVDVIDVDPNLYQAEQENFSREFEERQQRGRHQDSKVLFIAIGGDGTVLTAARYAVKNNDYLIGINTGNLGFLTEFDPHYAASTILDIFRGIDIFVERRSALKCRLGDNVYYAMNDFVISDAESDRAITYSLSINNDDRNSHAGTHSANSVIISSPTGSTAYALNVGGAILSPDLDVLQILPIAPMSITSRPLIVGGHNKIVVNVKPKRSLNTTHWVSVKGDGQKISQLDSYNGLTFVFESCKDYVNMIHYKTWCFFDVLREKLFWNRPHF
- a CDS encoding putative DUF4340 domain-containing protein (Evidence 3 : Putative function from multiple computational evidences), whose translation is MNRLIRFLGIALGVQLVLAVFLGTIGGGIASVTSGEPLLHFDSKAVDRITIEQPNKAALVLEHHGNSWSLPVLSGFAALTSKTEAFVGRLVELRKRIPIATSSVALKRFKVSPAAYEHKVTLAAGDKTLATLWLGDSPGFRQVYGRADNEDAVYNLDLAVYEVSPAPNQWADKTILNLKSDEITQITLADLALVRSQNDNQQGGKESKKGKWQVTKLAPGEELNSGEVETLVSQLANLTPESVLGKENQLAYRQEAPVLTLSVTTQAGEQRSYVFSKPDSGKEEKTANGKEPEKGTEYILKSSSSPHYFKVADFTVKELLEAKRDKLITPAKTTATVSAPTTSPTAMQPPLEEVATPPTNPKEAPEVHQQ